One window of Phycisphaeraceae bacterium genomic DNA carries:
- a CDS encoding serine/threonine protein kinase, producing the protein MDRSRINDLFEQALELPDSERRAFVHAQAGADPRISAEVLSLLSALERAGNFLQNPTSGHAASNAPAHLDRIGSTIGAFKLLELIGEGGFGSVYLAQQERPIRRRVALKVLKPGMDSRQVIARFEAERQALALMDHPNIAKVFDAGSTADGLPYFVMELVKGSPITGYCDAARLSPRERLELLIPVCQAVQHAHSKGIIHRDIKPGNVLVTMQDGASVPKVIDFGIAKMLGGRVADLTVYTEFRQMIGTPAYMSPEQVEMTSQDIDTRSDVYSLGVLMYELLSGSTPFDSDSLARAGILEMQRIIREQDPPSPSTRVSTAGSRLPAIAGLRRTEPQRLGRIIRGELDWIVMRALEKDRRRRYQTAEELAADVRRYLTGEAVEARPASAAYKSRKFLARHRGLVVSSASIFLVLILGLVVSSAGFFRAARERDRALTAEAGQTRLRQLAESARLEAERSAEAARAAERTESAAKTQAATEAARAESLLRFSDLVIGSADPDVTNTATTTSHEMLERASTRIEDYFKAQPEAEFSVRSRIGRAFWAQRALPLALAQFDIADDLFRAGVRVDPGAAFEFYSSYWQANEARGVDARTSPRLRVYDSMKQVLQQSHPGVWRAIESMKDSGIVWSQINEAGGHACAAEIEKQIRSDIDPQSRDRDAAVLALVYWGHQSHQRRRFGSDPDAYSRLAIDCLDRALSLLLETKSETNSHVAQARQWKAEALLQMRDFAAARTALAQWRGAASKVLSADHWIVRLIDGFEGQALFGQKDFAGAAPLLAAAADGLDAAGVYPVMANAFRERAARAYTSLGLPDKAEALEDRALAWSLSRHYCPQSEAVFNKAFPPEQRSLADAVNKYYELADAGSPELGAQVLTIVELRRKLCPPPSDPAYVMLDWENSLSSDFESGRRVPGMTPAILHRLNLDISVLAAALPGLPPIVHAHFAYREGIGICRGYDPDVPASDRGARSEPLFRTARDGFFAADPEHEYVQLCASLLAESLNMQGRFEEAVAALEGVYERLCDLAGPASEYSIAALQRKARALIGLERPDQARAFIIEGVRRAGIESMNEWAQRSTADVLLQCAGGSPDALDLALKLYSGAVSRNPSSVTNNAHIYTALRRAGSDGAAAALTKKLLDPSFTRSPQDVNVACWALVKGADTSQELALQSLVRLDEATAAQPKNAALANTRALALLRAGKAKEAEAAARERLASWKAAGFTADPAVGDFAVLALSLIAQNKADDARRALDSIPAGLLFPGMDEDDADLLKEARAAAAPPN; encoded by the coding sequence TTGGATCGCTCGCGCATCAATGACCTGTTCGAGCAGGCTTTGGAGTTGCCCGACTCGGAGCGAAGAGCTTTCGTGCATGCGCAGGCCGGCGCCGACCCGCGCATCTCGGCTGAAGTCTTGTCCCTGCTGTCGGCGCTCGAGCGGGCGGGGAATTTTCTCCAGAATCCGACGTCAGGCCATGCGGCGTCGAACGCGCCCGCGCACCTCGATCGGATCGGGTCGACCATCGGCGCCTTCAAGCTCTTGGAGTTGATCGGCGAAGGTGGTTTTGGAAGCGTCTACCTCGCGCAGCAGGAGCGCCCGATCCGACGGCGCGTGGCGCTCAAAGTGCTCAAACCAGGAATGGACAGCCGGCAAGTGATCGCCCGCTTCGAGGCCGAGCGCCAGGCGCTTGCGCTCATGGACCACCCGAACATCGCGAAGGTGTTCGACGCGGGGAGCACGGCGGACGGCCTGCCGTACTTTGTCATGGAACTCGTAAAAGGCTCGCCGATCACGGGCTATTGCGATGCCGCACGTCTCTCGCCGCGCGAGCGACTCGAATTGCTGATTCCTGTTTGTCAGGCTGTGCAGCACGCCCACTCAAAGGGCATCATCCACCGCGACATCAAGCCGGGGAACGTGCTTGTCACGATGCAGGACGGCGCCTCGGTTCCCAAAGTGATCGACTTTGGCATCGCCAAGATGCTCGGCGGGCGCGTGGCGGATCTGACGGTCTATACCGAATTCCGCCAGATGATCGGAACTCCGGCGTACATGAGCCCCGAGCAAGTCGAGATGACGAGCCAGGACATCGACACCCGCTCCGACGTCTATTCCCTCGGAGTGCTGATGTACGAATTGCTCTCGGGCAGCACCCCGTTTGACTCCGACTCGCTCGCGCGAGCGGGCATCCTCGAGATGCAGCGCATTATCCGCGAGCAGGACCCGCCCAGTCCGAGCACGCGCGTGAGTACCGCGGGAAGCCGGCTTCCCGCAATCGCCGGCTTGCGCCGAACGGAGCCTCAACGACTCGGCAGAATTATCCGAGGCGAACTCGACTGGATCGTGATGCGGGCGCTCGAAAAGGACCGGCGCCGAAGGTATCAGACCGCCGAAGAACTGGCGGCGGACGTGCGCCGATACCTCACCGGCGAAGCGGTTGAAGCGCGTCCGGCGAGCGCCGCTTACAAGTCGAGAAAATTCCTCGCGCGCCACCGTGGCCTGGTTGTCTCCTCTGCTTCGATCTTTCTCGTTCTGATTCTCGGGCTCGTGGTCTCCAGCGCGGGCTTCTTTCGCGCGGCACGCGAGCGCGACCGCGCCCTGACCGCCGAAGCCGGTCAGACGCGTTTGCGTCAACTAGCGGAGTCGGCCCGGCTCGAAGCGGAACGATCGGCGGAAGCGGCGCGAGCGGCGGAACGCACCGAATCAGCCGCCAAGACTCAGGCCGCGACCGAGGCGGCGCGGGCGGAATCGCTTCTTCGGTTCAGCGATCTGGTGATCGGCTCGGCCGACCCGGACGTCACAAACACCGCGACCACAACATCGCATGAAATGCTGGAACGGGCCTCGACGCGCATCGAGGACTATTTCAAAGCGCAGCCGGAAGCGGAGTTTTCCGTGCGCAGCCGGATCGGGCGTGCCTTCTGGGCGCAACGGGCTCTGCCGCTGGCGCTCGCGCAATTCGACATCGCTGACGACCTTTTTCGCGCAGGGGTAAGGGTTGATCCCGGCGCGGCATTCGAGTTCTACTCGTCCTACTGGCAGGCCAACGAGGCCCGGGGTGTCGACGCAAGGACAAGCCCTCGGCTGCGGGTGTACGACTCAATGAAGCAGGTTCTCCAGCAGTCGCATCCCGGCGTTTGGCGGGCGATTGAGTCGATGAAAGACTCGGGAATCGTCTGGTCGCAGATCAATGAGGCCGGCGGGCACGCGTGTGCCGCGGAAATTGAAAAGCAGATTCGCTCCGACATCGACCCGCAGTCACGCGATCGGGACGCCGCGGTTCTCGCGCTGGTCTACTGGGGTCATCAGTCGCACCAGCGTCGCCGTTTCGGCAGCGATCCCGACGCATACTCACGCCTTGCAATCGACTGCCTGGATCGCGCGCTCTCGCTCCTGCTCGAGACAAAGTCGGAAACGAATTCCCACGTCGCCCAGGCTCGCCAATGGAAGGCGGAAGCGCTGCTGCAGATGCGCGACTTTGCCGCCGCGAGAACAGCGCTCGCGCAGTGGCGCGGCGCAGCATCGAAGGTGCTTTCCGCCGACCATTGGATAGTGCGCCTCATTGACGGCTTCGAAGGGCAGGCTCTGTTCGGTCAGAAGGACTTCGCCGGCGCGGCGCCGTTGCTCGCCGCCGCGGCGGACGGTCTTGACGCCGCCGGCGTCTATCCCGTCATGGCCAACGCTTTCCGCGAGCGAGCCGCCCGGGCCTACACGTCGCTCGGTCTGCCAGACAAAGCGGAAGCCCTTGAGGACAGAGCTCTCGCCTGGTCCCTCTCGCGCCACTACTGCCCGCAATCCGAGGCGGTCTTCAACAAAGCCTTTCCGCCCGAGCAGCGATCGCTCGCAGACGCCGTGAACAAGTACTACGAACTCGCCGACGCGGGTTCGCCTGAGCTCGGCGCACAAGTGCTCACCATTGTCGAGCTGCGCCGCAAGCTGTGCCCGCCACCGAGCGACCCGGCGTACGTGATGCTCGATTGGGAGAACTCGCTCTCCTCCGACTTCGAAAGCGGTCGCCGGGTGCCGGGAATGACCCCCGCAATCCTGCACCGGCTCAATTTGGACATCAGCGTGTTAGCCGCGGCATTGCCCGGGCTGCCCCCGATTGTGCACGCTCACTTTGCCTACAGGGAAGGCATCGGAATCTGCCGAGGCTACGACCCGGACGTTCCTGCATCCGATCGAGGCGCCCGATCCGAGCCCCTGTTTCGTACAGCTCGCGACGGGTTTTTCGCGGCTGACCCGGAGCACGAGTACGTACAGCTCTGCGCGTCCCTCCTGGCCGAAAGCCTGAACATGCAGGGTCGATTCGAAGAAGCAGTAGCGGCGCTCGAGGGCGTGTACGAAAGGCTTTGTGATCTCGCCGGACCCGCCAGCGAGTATTCGATCGCCGCGCTTCAACGCAAAGCACGTGCCCTGATCGGGCTGGAAAGACCCGATCAAGCACGAGCATTCATCATCGAAGGCGTCCGGCGTGCCGGCATCGAGTCGATGAACGAATGGGCGCAGCGAAGCACCGCCGATGTCCTGCTCCAATGCGCGGGTGGTTCGCCCGATGCGCTCGATTTGGCGTTAAAGCTCTATTCCGGCGCTGTTTCGCGGAATCCATCGAGCGTCACGAATAACGCCCACATCTACACAGCCCTCCGCAGGGCCGGCTCGGACGGCGCGGCAGCCGCTCTCACCAAGAAACTGCTCGATCCGTCCTTCACCCGATCGCCCCAGGATGTCAATGTCGCCTGCTGGGCGCTCGTGAAGGGCGCAGACACCTCACAAGAACTCGCCTTGCAATCGCTCGTTCGCCTCGACGAGGCCACCGCCGCTCAGCCGAAAAACGCCGCCCTCGCGAATACGCGCGCCCTCGCGCTGCTGCGGGCCGGAAAAGCAAAGGAAGCGGAAGCCGCGGCACGAGAACGGCTCGCTTCATGGAAAGCCGCCGGTTTCACAGCCGATCCCGCCGTCGGAGATTTCGCAGTGCTCGCGCTCTCATTGATCGCCCAAAACAAGGCCGACGACGCCCGAAGAGCACTCGACTCGATCCCGGCGGGACTCCTGTTTCCGGGAATGGATGAGGACGATGCGGACCTGTTGAAAGAGGCGCGAGCGGCGGCGGCACCGCCGAACTAG
- a CDS encoding MFS transporter has protein sequence MSEVVSQPEPRAKPIGVWVSAPAATRLVFFISGFLIAAWAPLIPFIKNRFHLSDAQLGLLLLCIGVGSIGAMPLTGGLTARFGCRRAIVAVGTIACIMLPLAAAITRLELLIPALFVFGAVLGMLDVAMNIHAVMVERALDRAMMSGFHGLWSIGGIAGAGTLSALVSIGSTPLVASIVVAVISMILLAVSARAFYPRGSERGGPAFALPHGGVVVLGCCCFVLFLAEGSVLEWSAVFLNKERGMQIAHAGIGFIGFSVAMTAGRLTGDRIVRALGSRRIVLLGGLVAAAGFGLVVAVPSAAASIGGFVLIGVGASNMVPVMFSAAGRQESMPAHLALPAMTTLGYLGGLAGPPLIGLIAQWLGLPVALGLIGAMMGVIAVASVRMRL, from the coding sequence ATGTCAGAGGTGGTTTCACAGCCCGAGCCTCGTGCGAAGCCGATCGGGGTTTGGGTCTCCGCGCCGGCGGCGACACGGCTGGTGTTCTTTATTTCCGGCTTTCTGATTGCCGCCTGGGCGCCGCTGATTCCGTTCATCAAGAACCGGTTTCACTTGAGCGATGCGCAACTGGGTTTGCTCTTGCTTTGCATCGGCGTGGGCTCGATCGGCGCGATGCCGCTGACGGGCGGGCTCACAGCTCGCTTTGGATGCCGGCGCGCGATCGTCGCGGTCGGCACGATCGCGTGCATCATGCTGCCGCTTGCCGCGGCGATCACGCGGCTTGAGCTGCTGATCCCGGCCCTCTTCGTGTTCGGCGCGGTGCTCGGGATGCTGGATGTCGCGATGAACATCCACGCGGTGATGGTCGAGCGTGCGCTCGATCGGGCGATGATGTCGGGTTTTCACGGGCTGTGGAGCATCGGCGGCATTGCGGGCGCGGGGACGCTGAGCGCGCTGGTTTCGATCGGTTCGACGCCGCTTGTCGCTTCGATCGTTGTTGCGGTGATATCGATGATTCTGCTCGCGGTCAGTGCGCGGGCGTTCTATCCGCGCGGCAGTGAAAGGGGAGGACCGGCGTTCGCGCTCCCGCACGGGGGCGTGGTTGTGCTCGGGTGCTGCTGTTTCGTGCTGTTCCTCGCCGAGGGGTCGGTGCTGGAGTGGAGCGCGGTATTTCTCAACAAAGAGCGCGGCATGCAGATCGCGCACGCGGGGATCGGGTTCATCGGATTCTCGGTTGCGATGACCGCGGGCAGGTTGACGGGTGACCGCATTGTTCGTGCGCTCGGATCGAGGCGGATTGTTCTGTTGGGCGGTTTGGTTGCTGCCGCGGGCTTTGGTCTTGTGGTGGCCGTTCCTTCGGCGGCGGCGTCGATCGGCGGGTTTGTGCTGATCGGAGTGGGGGCTTCGAACATGGTTCCGGTGATGTTCTCTGCCGCGGGAAGGCAGGAATCGATGCCGGCGCACCTGGCGTTGCCGGCGATGACGACGCTTGGGTATCTGGGAGGCTTGGCCGGGCCGCCGCTCATCGGATTGATCGCGCAGTGGCTCGGGCTGCCCGTGGCGCTGGGGCTGATCGGGGCGATGATGGGCGTGATCGCGGTTGCGTCGGTGCGGATGAGGTTGTGA
- a CDS encoding class I SAM-dependent rRNA methyltransferase, producing MKPPTPSPERQNTTAFRNLLEKALKRRRPLVNSRTTQAFRVFSGEADGMDGVFVDVYAQGAVLIVYEGRAPRAFDPIAEAETVLRVLAPFDTRAVYFKPFAKDRSKMGGELPPIVTDPAPAAGEPLPESLLIREHDWNLEVRLYNGLSTGLFLDQRDNRKFIANWVRDRVRATGTPPAVLNTFAYTCAFSVAAAISGAQTASVDVSPRYLDWGKRNFEHNKLDPSQHRFARMDTFEFFSYAKRKNLKFDMIILDPPSFSAGSKKKGIRPWSSIADYARLVGDAAKILNPKGVLFASTNTQELCRPGRFEREIEQGLGRPARYLRLPDMPLDFAKDRERFTARAFAV from the coding sequence GTGAAACCGCCGACTCCATCGCCAGAGCGCCAGAACACGACGGCGTTCCGAAATTTGCTCGAAAAGGCGCTCAAGCGCCGCCGCCCACTCGTGAACAGTCGCACAACCCAGGCGTTTCGCGTGTTCTCCGGCGAAGCCGACGGAATGGACGGCGTATTCGTCGACGTCTACGCCCAAGGCGCCGTGCTGATCGTGTACGAAGGTCGCGCGCCCCGCGCGTTCGATCCGATCGCGGAAGCAGAGACTGTCCTCCGTGTGCTCGCGCCCTTCGACACTCGCGCCGTCTATTTCAAGCCCTTCGCGAAAGACCGTTCCAAAATGGGCGGCGAGTTGCCCCCGATCGTGACCGATCCCGCTCCCGCCGCGGGTGAGCCGCTCCCGGAATCCCTCCTCATCCGCGAGCACGATTGGAATCTCGAAGTCCGCCTGTACAACGGTTTGTCCACCGGTCTCTTCCTCGACCAGCGCGACAACCGCAAGTTCATCGCGAATTGGGTGAGGGATCGAGTCCGCGCAACCGGCACGCCCCCCGCCGTGCTCAACACGTTCGCATACACCTGCGCTTTTTCCGTCGCCGCGGCAATCTCCGGCGCCCAAACCGCAAGCGTCGATGTTTCTCCCCGCTATCTCGACTGGGGCAAACGCAACTTCGAGCACAACAAGCTCGATCCTTCGCAGCACCGCTTCGCCCGCATGGACACGTTCGAATTCTTCAGTTACGCCAAACGCAAGAACCTGAAGTTCGACATGATCATTCTCGATCCTCCCAGTTTCTCCGCGGGCTCGAAGAAAAAAGGGATCCGCCCGTGGAGCTCGATCGCCGATTACGCGCGCCTCGTCGGCGACGCCGCGAAAATCCTCAACCCCAAGGGCGTGCTCTTCGCATCGACCAACACGCAGGAACTCTGCCGCCCCGGCCGCTTCGAACGCGAGATCGAACAAGGCCTTGGAAGGCCGGCACGCTACCTACGATTGCCCGATATGCCGCTCGATTTCGCGAAAGATCGTGAACGCTTCACAGCGCGGGCCTTTGCGGTCTAG
- a CDS encoding peptide chain release factor 3 codes for MTSAHLPRRTFAIISHPDAGKTTLTEKLLLYGGAVQLAGSVTSRKNQRATASDWMELEKQRGISISSTVLQFDYDGYRINLLDTPGHKDFSEDTYRVLTAVDAAVMVIDAGKGIEPQTRKLFEVCRRRGVPIFTFMNKCDRPTRDPLELLDELEKVLGIGAFPVNWPLGTGPNFRGVYDRLTHKVHLFERATHGAYVAPVEVMGIDDPAVKDKMDEAVYTQSREEIEMLQGAGETYDQERVLAGTVTPVYFGSAMNNFGVQLLLDGFVEHSADPAPRKVTTAAGERWIKPADPVFSGFVFKIQANMDPKHRDRIAFVRIVSGAFTREMSVIHAQSGKRIRLSNAQKLFGQERETVDEGRAGDVVGILGHDILRIGDTLTEDKSIVFNEIPRFTPETFAYLHNPQPGNSKKFRLGFDQLLQEGVIQVLYTGSGQIKTPLLAAVGPLQFEVVQYRLKSEYGAESRLEMTRWQIMRWWRKPAAEPDWLPDLPADTTLATDWQGRNVVLFADEWGMRHFTKRHPDIELSATEDFAPAATPIAN; via the coding sequence ATGACTTCCGCACATCTCCCCCGCCGCACCTTCGCGATCATCTCGCACCCCGACGCCGGCAAAACCACGCTCACCGAAAAGCTCCTCCTTTACGGCGGCGCCGTGCAGCTCGCCGGTTCGGTCACGAGCCGCAAGAACCAGCGCGCCACCGCCAGCGACTGGATGGAACTCGAAAAGCAGCGCGGCATCTCGATCTCCTCCACCGTCCTGCAGTTCGATTACGACGGCTACCGCATCAATCTCCTCGATACCCCCGGCCACAAAGATTTTTCCGAAGACACCTACCGCGTGCTCACCGCCGTGGACGCTGCGGTCATGGTCATCGACGCCGGCAAGGGCATCGAGCCGCAGACCCGCAAGCTCTTCGAAGTCTGCCGCCGGCGAGGCGTTCCCATCTTCACCTTCATGAACAAGTGCGATCGCCCGACGCGCGATCCGCTCGAACTCCTCGATGAACTCGAAAAAGTGCTCGGCATCGGCGCATTCCCGGTCAACTGGCCGCTCGGAACCGGCCCGAATTTCCGGGGTGTCTACGACCGGCTCACGCACAAGGTCCATCTCTTCGAGCGCGCCACGCACGGCGCCTACGTCGCGCCGGTCGAAGTGATGGGCATCGACGATCCCGCCGTCAAGGACAAGATGGACGAGGCCGTCTACACGCAGTCGCGCGAAGAGATCGAGATGCTCCAAGGAGCAGGCGAAACCTACGACCAGGAACGCGTGCTCGCCGGAACGGTGACGCCCGTCTATTTCGGCAGCGCCATGAACAACTTCGGCGTCCAGCTTCTCCTCGACGGCTTCGTCGAGCATTCCGCCGATCCCGCCCCGCGCAAGGTGACGACCGCCGCGGGAGAACGCTGGATCAAGCCCGCAGACCCCGTCTTCAGCGGCTTTGTCTTCAAGATCCAGGCGAACATGGACCCCAAACACCGCGACCGCATCGCCTTCGTCCGCATCGTTTCCGGGGCGTTCACGCGCGAAATGTCCGTCATCCACGCCCAGAGCGGCAAGCGCATCCGCCTCTCCAACGCGCAAAAACTCTTCGGCCAGGAACGCGAAACCGTGGACGAAGGCCGCGCCGGCGACGTCGTCGGCATCCTCGGCCACGACATCCTGCGCATCGGCGACACGCTCACCGAAGACAAGTCGATCGTCTTCAACGAGATCCCGCGCTTCACGCCCGAGACGTTCGCTTACCTGCACAACCCGCAGCCCGGCAACTCCAAGAAGTTCCGCCTCGGTTTCGATCAGCTGCTTCAGGAGGGCGTCATCCAGGTGCTCTACACCGGCTCGGGCCAGATCAAGACTCCACTCCTCGCGGCAGTCGGGCCGCTCCAGTTCGAAGTCGTGCAGTACCGCCTCAAGTCCGAGTACGGCGCCGAGTCGCGCCTCGAGATGACGCGCTGGCAGATCATGCGATGGTGGCGCAAACCCGCAGCCGAGCCCGATTGGCTCCCCGATCTTCCCGCCGATACGACGCTCGCGACCGATTGGCAGGGACGAAACGTCGTTCTCTTCGCCGACGAATGGGGCATGCGTCACTTCACCAAGCGCCATCCCGACATCGAACTCTCCGCGACCGAAGACTTCGCGCCCGCCGCGACACCGATCGCGAATTGA
- a CDS encoding amidohydrolase family protein, with protein MKTQTNSLFFSLCLCASVVSSSSAQDLTVKAPAQDLPVLIRHATAHPVSGPEIADSVIWLAEGKIKGVFSSADFAGIEKTMSWKSPGPVEIDATGKHVYPGMIAAYTQLGLDEIGMVDATHDYKELGDIVPEVRAIAAVNPDSTVLPVTRSNGVLAAGVFPKGGLIPGQPAVIQLEGWTWEDMAIEKSIGMTIEWPNVRPVSSWWMRTSEAEQKKRAKQSIDAIENAFSTATSYFEARRENASMPNDLRWDAMRGVLNIQPAKGTMGLTRQWPVFIVANDYDQIVSAVTWAATLKLRVVIVGGMDAPLCAELLKKNEVSVIVAGTQRFPKRDDSDYNQSFALPAKLKKAGIPFCIASGEETPHERNTPYAAGMATAHGLSQEDAIRSVTLSAAEILGVSGRLGSLDKDKDATLIITTGSPIEITTQITDAFISGKRIDLSNKQTKLYEKYRERYRQMGELKDRSGK; from the coding sequence ATGAAGACTCAAACCAATTCCCTGTTTTTCTCTCTGTGTCTCTGCGCCTCTGTGGTGAGTTCTTCTTCCGCTCAAGATTTGACGGTGAAGGCGCCGGCTCAGGATCTGCCGGTGCTGATCCGGCACGCGACGGCGCACCCGGTGAGCGGGCCGGAGATCGCGGATTCGGTGATCTGGCTTGCGGAGGGCAAGATCAAGGGCGTGTTTTCCTCGGCGGACTTCGCGGGCATCGAGAAGACGATGAGCTGGAAGTCGCCGGGCCCGGTCGAGATCGACGCAACGGGCAAACACGTCTACCCGGGCATGATCGCGGCGTACACACAGCTCGGGCTCGATGAGATCGGGATGGTCGATGCGACGCACGACTACAAGGAACTCGGCGATATCGTGCCGGAAGTGCGGGCGATTGCCGCGGTGAATCCGGATTCGACGGTGCTTCCGGTGACGCGGTCGAACGGCGTGCTCGCGGCGGGCGTGTTCCCGAAGGGCGGGTTGATCCCGGGTCAACCCGCGGTGATCCAGCTCGAAGGCTGGACGTGGGAGGACATGGCGATCGAGAAGTCGATCGGCATGACGATCGAATGGCCGAACGTTCGCCCGGTTTCGTCGTGGTGGATGCGCACATCGGAAGCGGAGCAGAAAAAGCGGGCGAAACAGTCGATCGACGCGATCGAGAATGCGTTTTCGACAGCGACCTCGTACTTCGAAGCGCGGCGAGAGAACGCGTCCATGCCGAACGACCTGAGGTGGGATGCGATGCGGGGCGTACTCAACATTCAGCCCGCGAAGGGGACGATGGGGCTGACGCGTCAGTGGCCGGTGTTCATCGTCGCCAACGACTACGACCAGATCGTGTCGGCGGTGACGTGGGCGGCGACTTTGAAGTTGCGGGTGGTGATCGTCGGCGGCATGGATGCGCCGCTGTGCGCCGAGCTGCTCAAGAAGAACGAAGTTTCGGTCATCGTCGCGGGCACGCAGCGGTTCCCCAAGCGCGATGACTCGGATTACAACCAGTCGTTCGCGTTGCCGGCGAAACTCAAAAAAGCGGGCATCCCGTTCTGCATCGCGAGCGGCGAAGAGACGCCCCACGAGCGGAACACGCCGTACGCGGCGGGGATGGCGACGGCGCACGGACTTTCACAGGAAGACGCGATCCGGTCGGTGACGCTGTCTGCCGCGGAGATACTGGGCGTTTCGGGCCGGCTGGGTTCGCTCGACAAGGACAAGGACGCGACGCTGATCATCACGACGGGATCGCCGATCGAGATCACGACGCAGATCACTGATGCGTTCATCAGCGGGAAGCGGATCGATCTCTCGAACAAGCAGACGAAGCTCTACGAGAAATACCGCGAGCGGTATCGGCAGATGGGGGAGTTGAAGGACCGATCGGGAAAGTAA